One genomic segment of Nodularia sp. LEGE 06071 includes these proteins:
- a CDS encoding PilN domain-containing protein, producing the protein MYSLDVNFLKDRAGYQEKTKKSSQFQLPIDDFTPLYIGLAIGLCFPVFFGASWWFLQAKNSQLEQQIALLDQENQKLEIEIGNINKIREETQQVKAETQGLVTVFDQIRPWSAMLQDLRDRIPATVQIETVKQIEPTAAAQGQPAGNPADELEITGFARSFNDVNDFLLTLQESKFLQSSASRITTATLVDAPIPPGSNQSRNELEIKLPQVVRYTIQSSVSNVPASELIPELEKKGTVGLVSRIRSMQEIGVISK; encoded by the coding sequence ATGTACAGTTTAGATGTTAACTTTCTTAAAGATCGCGCAGGTTACCAAGAAAAGACCAAAAAAAGCAGCCAATTTCAACTGCCAATCGACGATTTTACTCCATTGTATATAGGATTGGCTATTGGTCTGTGTTTCCCGGTTTTTTTCGGGGCTAGTTGGTGGTTTTTGCAGGCGAAAAATAGTCAATTAGAGCAGCAAATAGCACTATTAGACCAGGAAAACCAGAAATTAGAAATTGAGATTGGTAATATTAACAAAATCCGGGAGGAGACACAACAAGTTAAAGCGGAAACACAGGGTTTAGTGACAGTGTTTGATCAGATCCGTCCTTGGTCTGCCATGTTACAAGATTTGCGCGATCGCATACCAGCCACAGTGCAAATTGAAACCGTTAAGCAAATTGAACCCACTGCCGCAGCACAAGGACAGCCCGCAGGTAATCCGGCAGACGAATTGGAAATTACCGGATTTGCTCGTTCGTTCAACGATGTTAATGATTTTCTCTTGACTCTGCAAGAGTCTAAATTCTTGCAATCCTCCGCCAGCAGAATTACCACAGCCACCTTAGTAGATGCACCAATACCACCAGGTAGTAATCAATCTCGTAATGAGCTAGAAATTAAACTACCCCAAGTAGTAAGATATACAATTCAATCAAGTGTAAGTAATGTTCCAGCTTCTGAGTTAATCCCGGAACTAGAGAAAAAAGGCACAGTGGGATTAGTCAGTAGAATTCGCAGTATGCAAGAAATAGGAGTCATTTCAAAATGA
- a CDS encoding plastocyanin/azurin family copper-binding protein, with protein MTWLFRRFYKNLYRCFPVKVRSLRRITVVCFLLCLGLVNNNQAIAANATDNLLQQPATEITISLGNSANELKFEPDHLEFVPGKRYLLRLKNPSQLKHYFTAKDFADGIWTQKVQAGKVEVKGAIHELELKPGGEAEWVFVPMKPGSYKLHCAIPGHTEAGMKGEIAIASGGA; from the coding sequence ATGACTTGGTTATTTAGAAGATTTTATAAAAATTTATACCGTTGCTTTCCTGTGAAAGTGCGATCGCTGCGGCGGATAACTGTAGTCTGTTTTTTGCTATGCCTGGGTTTGGTGAATAATAATCAAGCGATCGCCGCTAATGCCACAGACAATTTATTGCAGCAACCAGCCACAGAAATCACAATTAGTTTAGGTAATTCTGCCAACGAACTCAAATTTGAACCCGATCATTTAGAATTTGTCCCCGGTAAACGCTATCTACTGCGCCTCAAGAATCCCAGCCAATTAAAGCATTATTTCACCGCCAAGGACTTTGCAGATGGTATCTGGACACAAAAAGTCCAAGCAGGCAAAGTAGAAGTCAAAGGCGCAATTCATGAACTAGAACTGAAGCCTGGTGGTGAGGCGGAATGGGTATTTGTGCCGATGAAACCAGGAAGCTATAAATTACACTGTGCAATCCCAGGTCATACAGAAGCAGGTATGAAAGGTGAAATTGCGATCGCCTCCGGCGGGGCGTAG
- a CDS encoding ABC transporter substrate-binding protein — MMQLRKFKQLATWAFIGLLTSWMVSCSAANVGTNTQQPASGEATVEFWTMQLQPQFTEYFQSLIANFEAQNSSIKVNWVDIPWSAMENKILTAVSANTPPDVVNLNPVFASQLAGRNAWLDLDPKISNEERSSYLPNIWKASTLNGQSFGIPWYLTTRLTIYNTDLLKQAGITQPPATFGELADVAQQMKDKTGKYAFFVTFAPQDSGEVLESFVQMGVTLVNTEGKAAFNSPEGKAAFQYWVDLYKKGLLPRESLTQGHRHAIDLYQSGQTAFLASGPEFLKTIATNAPQIAAASAIAPQLTGDTGKKNVAVMNVVVPRASKHPDAAVKFALFLTNDENQLAFAKEANVLPSTIKALGDSYFKNVPDTASTVEKARIISAEQLQQAEILTPTLKDSKRLQKAIYENLQAAMLGQKTVDKALEDAAQEWDSRV, encoded by the coding sequence ATGATGCAATTGCGAAAATTCAAACAACTGGCTACTTGGGCATTCATTGGCTTATTAACCAGTTGGATGGTAAGTTGTAGTGCTGCAAATGTTGGTACAAATACACAACAACCTGCTTCAGGAGAGGCAACTGTTGAGTTTTGGACAATGCAACTCCAACCCCAATTTACTGAGTACTTCCAAAGCCTAATTGCGAATTTTGAAGCTCAGAATTCTAGTATAAAGGTTAACTGGGTGGATATACCCTGGTCAGCCATGGAGAACAAAATTTTAACAGCTGTTTCAGCAAATACGCCACCTGATGTTGTTAATCTCAATCCAGTTTTTGCTTCCCAACTAGCGGGACGAAATGCCTGGTTAGATTTAGATCCAAAAATCTCTAATGAAGAACGTTCCTCCTATCTACCGAATATCTGGAAAGCCAGCACCCTGAATGGTCAGAGTTTTGGTATTCCCTGGTACCTCACTACACGGTTAACTATTTATAACACTGATTTATTAAAACAGGCAGGTATAACTCAACCACCAGCAACCTTCGGAGAATTAGCAGATGTGGCCCAGCAAATGAAAGATAAGACGGGCAAATATGCCTTTTTTGTGACTTTTGCACCGCAAGATTCCGGTGAAGTTTTGGAATCATTTGTGCAAATGGGAGTCACCCTAGTAAATACCGAGGGTAAGGCGGCTTTTAATTCTCCAGAAGGTAAAGCAGCCTTTCAATACTGGGTAGATTTGTATAAAAAAGGGCTACTACCCAGAGAATCCTTAACCCAAGGACATCGCCATGCAATTGATTTATACCAATCTGGACAAACGGCATTTTTAGCTTCTGGGCCAGAGTTTCTGAAAACAATTGCTACTAATGCGCCCCAAATTGCCGCAGCTTCAGCTATAGCCCCGCAATTAACTGGTGATACTGGCAAAAAAAATGTGGCGGTGATGAATGTAGTTGTCCCCCGCGCTAGCAAACACCCCGACGCTGCTGTGAAATTTGCTTTATTTCTCACCAATGATGAAAATCAGCTAGCCTTTGCAAAAGAGGCTAATGTCTTACCATCGACAATCAAAGCCCTGGGAGATAGTTACTTTAAAAATGTTCCTGATACGGCTTCAACGGTAGAAAAGGCGAGAATTATTAGTGCTGAACAACTGCAACAAGCAGAGATTTTAACCCCAACTTTGAAAGATTCTAAACGTCTGCAAAAGGCAATTTATGAGAATTTGCAAGCAGCAATGTTAGGTCAAAAAACTGTGGATAAAGCTTTGGAAGATGCGGCACAAGAATGGGATAGTCGGGTATGA
- the pilM gene encoding type IV pilus assembly protein PilM → MVKSFNNLLTKFYKGVGIELAPERVNVVQLRKQRQGLKLESLTSVAVPEGVIIDGQIIDISTMAQLIQQALAESKIKTSRVATAIPGQHSIVRLIPIPAELDEKELREMVLNHEAGLYLPYPREEADVDYQKLGYFVDEDGIEKVQVLLVATRKDVTDTYLNTFEQAGLQVDILEINSFALIRTIRDQLRQFGLQEAAVLVDIEFDSTEIAIVINGVPQFSRSVPIGTYQMQMALSRAMSLPTSRDMSLLQGMVIPATPLDGGQTGVTEVNPSMAALLRVLGELTDELRRSIDFYLSQSENLEVAQIFLAGPGGGLQQLDEFFTQRLGLPTVQIDPIGSLSLQVDEEKYPLAQRSGLGIILGLGMREV, encoded by the coding sequence GTGGTGAAAAGCTTCAATAATCTGTTGACCAAATTTTATAAAGGGGTGGGGATTGAACTTGCACCAGAACGGGTGAATGTAGTTCAGCTACGCAAGCAGCGCCAAGGCTTGAAATTAGAATCCCTGACATCGGTAGCGGTTCCCGAAGGAGTCATTATCGATGGTCAAATTATCGACATCTCCACAATGGCGCAATTAATTCAGCAAGCACTGGCTGAGAGTAAAATCAAGACTTCTCGTGTGGCTACCGCCATACCAGGACAACATTCCATCGTCCGTCTGATCCCCATACCAGCTGAGTTGGACGAGAAAGAATTACGGGAGATGGTATTAAACCATGAAGCCGGCTTGTATTTACCTTATCCCCGTGAAGAAGCTGATGTAGATTATCAAAAACTTGGGTATTTTGTCGATGAGGATGGCATTGAGAAAGTACAGGTGTTGTTAGTTGCCACCCGCAAGGATGTCACAGATACATATCTTAATACTTTTGAACAGGCAGGATTGCAAGTCGATATTTTAGAGATTAACAGTTTTGCCCTGATTCGGACTATTCGTGATCAACTGCGGCAATTCGGGCTGCAAGAGGCGGCGGTATTAGTTGACATAGAGTTCGACAGTACAGAGATAGCCATTGTGATTAATGGAGTGCCGCAATTTTCGCGCAGCGTGCCTATTGGTACTTATCAAATGCAAATGGCTCTTTCTAGGGCTATGAGTTTACCTACATCACGAGATATGTCATTGTTACAGGGAATGGTGATTCCGGCAACTCCTCTTGATGGTGGGCAGACTGGAGTAACTGAAGTCAATCCTAGTATGGCAGCTTTGTTGAGAGTTTTAGGAGAACTCACAGATGAGCTGCGCCGTTCTATCGATTTTTACCTCAGTCAAAGTGAAAACCTGGAAGTGGCGCAGATTTTCTTAGCAGGCCCAGGAGGCGGACTGCAACAGCTAGATGAGTTTTTCACTCAAAGATTGGGCTTACCAACTGTCCAAATTGATCCAATTGGATCTTTGTCTTTGCAAGTTGATGAAGAAAAATACCCCTTAGCACAACGTTCTGGCTTAGGGATCATACTTGGTCTGGGAATGCGGGAGGTGTAA
- a CDS encoding VOC family protein, with protein sequence MHHASIRTANIHQAIAFYEQLGFTVCERFTTGYTLACWMEGLDGRIELIQIPEPKPAPDAFADEHYVGYYHLSFDLTEITSDLPSWLTNLQLRVEAVADLPPLKILLQPTQQQIGDRIWEVAFIADTDDLPLEFIRCLAKLDNS encoded by the coding sequence ATGCACCACGCTTCGATTCGGACTGCGAATATTCATCAAGCGATCGCCTTTTATGAACAGTTAGGGTTTACAGTTTGTGAACGCTTCACTACAGGCTATACTCTGGCTTGCTGGATGGAAGGACTGGATGGCAGAATTGAATTAATCCAAATTCCTGAACCCAAACCAGCACCGGATGCTTTTGCCGATGAACATTATGTCGGCTACTATCATCTGTCTTTTGATTTAACGGAAATTACATCAGATTTACCTAGCTGGTTGACAAATTTACAATTACGTGTAGAGGCTGTGGCAGATTTACCACCCCTGAAAATACTTTTGCAACCGACACAGCAGCAAATAGGCGATCGCATTTGGGAGGTAGCTTTTATTGCTGATACTGATGATTTACCTCTGGAATTTATTCGGTGTTTGGCTAAACTTGATAATTCGTAA
- a CDS encoding amidase, whose product MNEIDLAFTPALELANLIRRREVSPLELVELYLQRIQLLNPQLGSYFTVSAELAIADAKVKTETLTTTSELPPFFGVPISIKDLNAVAGIPCNYGNSALLQNIPNYDDGVVTRIKQVGFIILGKTATSELGSFPYTEPTGFPPARNPWNLAYTPGGSSGGAAAAVAAGLCAIAQGSDGGGSVRGPAACCGLVGIKPSRGRVTHAPVGNRVGGIATNGPIGRTVADAAALLDVMSGYVTGDPCWLPDPEPSFLAATTEKLGNLRIAFSTNIPPLGEADANCQQGVLQTVKLLAEFGHTIEEKCPDFSALVAPFQTVWQGGVAASGLPIEALQPVNRLLFSRTGSVGEYLRAVSQMQIVSRQIVAFFDTVDVLVLPVYLHSPIRVGEWANLSPEETFQKIVHWVAPCPAANATGQPAIAIPVGFDSNGLPMSVQLIGKPAAEATLISLAAQLEAANPWIQHRPALAISA is encoded by the coding sequence ATGAATGAAATTGATTTAGCTTTTACCCCAGCACTAGAATTGGCGAACTTAATTCGTCGTCGGGAAGTGTCGCCCTTAGAGTTGGTAGAATTATATTTACAGCGGATTCAGCTATTGAACCCCCAATTGGGAAGTTATTTTACGGTGTCAGCAGAATTGGCGATCGCCGATGCTAAAGTCAAAACTGAGACACTGACAACCACCTCAGAATTACCGCCATTTTTCGGTGTGCCGATTTCCATTAAAGACCTCAATGCTGTGGCAGGTATACCATGTAACTACGGTAATTCGGCATTATTACAAAATATCCCTAACTACGACGATGGGGTAGTGACTCGGATTAAGCAAGTTGGATTTATTATTCTCGGTAAAACTGCCACCTCAGAATTAGGTTCTTTTCCTTACACTGAGCCTACAGGCTTTCCCCCAGCTAGAAATCCCTGGAATTTAGCATACACTCCCGGCGGTTCCAGTGGTGGCGCAGCAGCAGCAGTCGCAGCCGGATTATGTGCGATCGCACAAGGTTCTGATGGTGGCGGTTCAGTGCGGGGGCCTGCGGCTTGCTGTGGTTTAGTAGGCATCAAACCATCACGGGGTAGAGTGACTCATGCACCCGTAGGAAATCGCGTGGGGGGAATTGCTACCAATGGACCGATTGGGCGGACTGTGGCGGATGCAGCAGCCCTTTTAGATGTCATGTCTGGCTACGTCACTGGTGATCCTTGCTGGTTACCCGATCCGGAACCTTCATTTCTCGCCGCTACCACAGAAAAACTCGGTAATTTACGAATTGCCTTTAGTACAAATATTCCTCCCTTGGGCGAGGCTGACGCTAATTGTCAGCAAGGGGTACTGCAAACCGTCAAATTATTAGCAGAATTTGGTCACACCATAGAAGAGAAATGCCCGGATTTCAGTGCTTTAGTGGCACCATTTCAAACCGTCTGGCAAGGTGGGGTGGCGGCTTCAGGACTCCCCATTGAGGCATTACAGCCAGTGAATCGTTTGCTGTTCTCGCGCACAGGTTCCGTGGGTGAATACCTCCGCGCCGTTTCCCAAATGCAAATTGTATCCCGGCAAATTGTGGCGTTTTTCGATACCGTAGATGTACTGGTATTGCCCGTTTATCTGCATTCACCTATCCGGGTGGGAGAATGGGCTAATTTGAGTCCAGAAGAGACATTCCAAAAAATTGTCCACTGGGTAGCACCTTGTCCAGCTGCTAACGCTACGGGACAACCGGCGATCGCAATTCCTGTAGGTTTTGATAGTAATGGCTTACCCATGAGTGTACAGCTAATCGGCAAACCAGCGGCTGAAGCTACTTTAATCAGTCTGGCGGCGCAACTAGAAGCCGCAAACCCTTGGATTCAACATCGCCCAGCCTTGGCAATATCAGCTTAA
- a CDS encoding Uma2 family endonuclease, whose protein sequence is MTQAITQPKVVTYAEFVELKPEGRPYELHDGVIVEMPQPLGEHEDIGGFLTLEVSVEIKRLNLPYTIPKQALVKPPESESAYLPDVLILNRANLVNEPLWKKQSTVTQGASVPLVIEVVSSNWRDDYYKKLADYEEMCIPEYWLVDYLALGARKFIGNPKQPTISIYQLIEGEYQVSQFRGSDRIQSPTFPELNLTTDQIFQAGNNA, encoded by the coding sequence ATGACTCAAGCCATAACCCAGCCCAAAGTAGTAACTTATGCAGAGTTTGTAGAGTTGAAACCTGAAGGTAGACCCTATGAATTACATGATGGAGTAATTGTTGAAATGCCACAGCCATTAGGAGAACATGAAGATATCGGAGGATTTTTGACCCTAGAAGTATCTGTGGAGATTAAACGGCTAAATCTTCCCTATACTATCCCTAAACAAGCATTAGTTAAACCACCGGAAAGCGAATCAGCTTATTTACCAGATGTTTTGATATTGAATCGGGCTAACTTGGTAAATGAACCTTTATGGAAAAAACAATCAACGGTTACTCAAGGTGCATCAGTACCATTGGTGATTGAAGTCGTTAGTAGTAATTGGCGAGATGATTATTACAAAAAGTTAGCTGATTATGAGGAAATGTGTATTCCTGAATATTGGCTAGTGGATTATCTAGCTTTAGGAGCAAGGAAATTTATCGGTAATCCCAAGCAACCCACTATTTCCATATACCAACTAATTGAAGGTGAGTATCAAGTTAGTCAGTTTCGAGGAAGCGATCGCATTCAATCCCCAACCTTCCCAGAGTTAAATTTGACCACTGACCAAATTTTTCAAGCTGGAAATAATGCGTAG
- the map gene encoding type I methionyl aminopeptidase, which produces MNILTNLLSQKTQDKPAKKQRRGIEIKSPREIDIMRQSGKIVATVLKEISEMVQPGMTTADLDAYAEKRIREMDATPSFKGYHGFKGSICSSINNEVVHGIPNAKKVIRTGDVLKVDTGAYYQGFHGDSCITIAVGDVTPDAAKLIRVAEEALFKGIEQVKAGTYLLDLAGAIEDHVKGNGFSVVEEFTGHGVGRNLHEEPSVFNFRTREMPNVKLRAGMTLAIEPILNAGSKHTRILSDRWTAVTVDNSLSAQFEHTVLVTETGYEILTDRTKV; this is translated from the coding sequence ATGAACATTCTCACTAACTTGCTCTCTCAAAAAACTCAGGATAAACCTGCAAAAAAACAACGCCGAGGTATTGAAATTAAATCGCCGCGTGAAATTGACATTATGCGGCAATCAGGAAAAATTGTGGCGACTGTACTCAAAGAAATTTCTGAGATGGTCCAGCCAGGAATGACCACGGCAGATTTGGATGCTTATGCTGAAAAACGTATCCGCGAAATGGATGCTACACCCAGCTTTAAGGGATATCACGGTTTTAAAGGTTCTATTTGCTCCAGTATTAATAATGAAGTGGTGCATGGCATCCCCAATGCTAAAAAAGTAATTCGGACAGGGGATGTATTAAAAGTCGATACAGGCGCTTATTATCAAGGTTTTCATGGTGATTCCTGCATTACAATTGCCGTGGGTGATGTCACACCAGATGCAGCAAAATTGATTCGTGTAGCTGAAGAAGCTCTTTTTAAAGGTATTGAACAAGTCAAAGCCGGGACTTATTTACTTGACCTGGCGGGAGCCATAGAAGACCATGTAAAAGGAAATGGTTTCAGTGTAGTTGAAGAATTTACCGGACATGGTGTTGGTCGTAATCTACACGAAGAACCTTCTGTTTTCAACTTCCGCACCCGTGAAATGCCCAATGTGAAACTGCGCGCCGGAATGACCTTGGCAATTGAACCAATTTTGAATGCAGGTTCTAAGCACACCAGAATATTATCTGACAGATGGACGGCTGTAACTGTAGATAATTCACTATCAGCGCAGTTTGAGCATACAGTTTTAGTCACAGAAACAGGTTACGAGATTTTGACAGACCGCACAAAAGTTTAA
- a CDS encoding gamma carbonic anhydrase family protein: MSTASYWPSPDFSPAAFIAANAIVIGSVNIQAGASIWYGAVVRGDVERIDIGECTNIQDGAILHGDPGLPTILENHVTVGHRAVIHSAYIERGSLIGIGAIILDGVTVGHGSIIGAGAVVTKNVPPLSLVVGVPGKVLRQIPENEAAELIEHAERYKKLALVHAGKASDIGFHQKK, encoded by the coding sequence GTGTCTACAGCTTCTTACTGGCCATCTCCCGATTTTTCTCCAGCAGCCTTCATCGCCGCCAACGCTATAGTCATAGGTTCCGTCAACATTCAAGCCGGGGCCAGCATTTGGTATGGTGCAGTGGTGAGGGGAGATGTCGAACGAATTGATATTGGCGAATGTACAAACATTCAGGATGGAGCAATTTTACATGGTGATCCCGGTTTACCAACAATTTTAGAAAATCATGTCACCGTCGGGCATCGTGCCGTCATACATTCAGCCTACATTGAACGTGGCAGCTTAATTGGCATTGGCGCAATTATTTTAGACGGGGTAACAGTGGGTCATGGTAGCATTATTGGTGCTGGCGCAGTAGTGACTAAAAATGTTCCTCCCCTGTCCCTGGTTGTCGGTGTTCCCGGTAAAGTGTTGCGCCAAATTCCAGAAAACGAAGCCGCAGAACTGATTGAACACGCTGAACGTTACAAAAAGTTAGCTTTGGTTCATGCCGGAAAAGCAAGTGATATCGGCTTTCACCAAAAGAAATAG
- a CDS encoding TIGR02652 family protein: MMNPGLQYPIFGADIQCPHCRQTIPALTLTDTYLCPRHGAFEADPKTGELVHLQSGRHWRRWNNEWYRQHTHPDGIRFEIHEALDKLYTQGYRATRVIIAIRYQELMSGYLERSTPWRSGQPEATYARLYGLPVDFSPDAAEDPCWDVINFDLEKEPGVPVRYPYFRLFE; this comes from the coding sequence ATGATGAATCCAGGTTTGCAGTACCCCATATTTGGCGCTGACATTCAGTGTCCCCACTGTCGTCAGACTATTCCGGCGCTGACACTCACAGATACCTATTTGTGTCCCCGTCATGGTGCTTTTGAGGCTGACCCTAAAACAGGAGAATTAGTTCATCTACAGTCGGGTCGTCATTGGCGACGCTGGAATAATGAATGGTATAGACAGCATACCCATCCGGATGGGATTCGCTTTGAAATCCACGAGGCACTGGATAAGCTATACACTCAAGGTTACAGAGCTACACGGGTAATTATTGCTATACGTTATCAGGAATTGATGAGTGGCTATTTGGAACGCAGCACTCCTTGGCGTTCTGGACAGCCGGAAGCCACTTATGCACGATTATACGGCTTACCTGTGGATTTTAGTCCCGATGCTGCGGAAGACCCTTGTTGGGATGTGATTAATTTTGATTTGGAAAAGGAGCCTGGTGTCCCTGTACGCTACCCCTATTTCCGATTATTTGAGTAA
- a CDS encoding photosystem II protein Y has product MDIDYRIAIVVAPIAIAGAWAVFNIGAAALRQVQNFLNKEA; this is encoded by the coding sequence ATGGATATCGATTACCGGATTGCGATCGTTGTTGCACCAATTGCCATTGCTGGTGCTTGGGCTGTGTTTAACATTGGTGCCGCAGCTTTAAGACAAGTTCAAAACTTTTTGAACAAAGAAGCGTAA
- a CDS encoding Mur ligase family protein has translation MDINSLLQPFQRFGVHLGLSRILKLLANLGNPHHQVPVIHVAGTNGKGSVCAYLASVLTEAGYRTGCYTSPHLVHWTERICINTQQISAEEFSQLILQVQEAIQPDDDYPTQFEVITAAAWLYFAQAKVDVAVVEVGLGGRLDATNVFDQPLVTIITSISREHWQQLGPTVADIAREKAGIIKPGCPVVVGQLPAEAEKVVRSRAQELESSYIAPPPAREIAPGWAEYQTLENSPTIKYPLPLQGQIQLTNSALALAAVEILQKQGWEISPEAIVNGMGKTQWPGRMQWVTWNHHKLLIDGAHNPAAAHALRDYLDSLDTPKITWIMGMLSTKEHHDIFRALLRSPPAGGASSPEQLYLVPVPDHSSANPLELAKIAREICPELSICQTHPDLSSALEAAFTSTNHQVVLCGSLYLIGHFFTISP, from the coding sequence GTGGATATTAATTCTTTACTCCAACCCTTTCAGCGTTTCGGCGTTCATCTGGGACTGTCGCGCATTCTCAAACTGTTGGCAAATCTCGGCAACCCTCACCACCAAGTCCCAGTCATTCATGTTGCCGGCACTAACGGTAAAGGTTCAGTTTGTGCTTATCTTGCTTCTGTACTGACTGAGGCTGGTTATCGGACAGGATGTTATACCTCTCCTCATTTAGTCCATTGGACAGAACGTATTTGCATCAATACACAGCAAATTTCTGCTGAGGAATTTAGCCAATTAATTCTACAAGTCCAAGAGGCTATTCAACCTGATGATGATTACCCGACTCAGTTTGAAGTGATTACCGCAGCAGCTTGGTTGTATTTTGCTCAAGCTAAAGTCGATGTGGCCGTGGTGGAGGTGGGATTAGGAGGGCGTTTGGATGCGACTAATGTTTTTGACCAGCCACTAGTGACAATAATTACGTCAATCAGCCGGGAACACTGGCAACAACTAGGACCGACTGTTGCTGATATTGCTAGGGAAAAAGCCGGGATTATTAAACCTGGGTGTCCGGTTGTCGTGGGACAATTGCCAGCAGAGGCGGAAAAAGTTGTGCGATCGCGCGCTCAAGAGTTAGAATCCTCCTATATTGCGCCTCCACCAGCTCGTGAAATCGCTCCCGGATGGGCTGAATATCAAACTCTGGAAAATTCCCCAACAATTAAATATCCTTTGCCATTACAGGGACAAATTCAATTAACTAATTCTGCTTTGGCTTTAGCTGCTGTAGAAATTCTCCAAAAACAAGGTTGGGAAATTTCGCCAGAGGCCATTGTCAACGGTATGGGCAAAACGCAATGGCCGGGGCGAATGCAATGGGTGACTTGGAACCACCACAAATTATTAATTGATGGCGCTCATAATCCAGCCGCAGCCCACGCACTGCGAGATTATCTCGATAGCTTAGATACCCCTAAAATAACTTGGATCATGGGAATGCTTTCTACTAAAGAGCATCATGACATTTTTCGAGCTTTATTGCGATCGCCTCCGGCGGGCGGAGCATCGTCGCCTGAACAATTATATCTCGTACCAGTACCCGATCATAGTTCAGCCAACCCTCTGGAACTAGCCAAAATAGCTCGTGAAATTTGCCCAGAATTATCCATCTGTCAAACTCATCCAGACTTATCCTCAGCCCTAGAAGCAGCTTTCACTTCCACCAATCATCAAGTGGTTTTGTGTGGTTCTCTCTACTTAATCGGGCATTTTTTCACTATTTCGCCGTAA
- a CDS encoding pilus assembly protein PilO, whose translation MTMSQDFNFGEQGGQFGAETPAYPVIFGITLTPKIIGIIVGLLGLAGGAYILLNMVMPAWEIYQQRQGQANDLQGQVEQKRASVQEIDQVKAELAQAKRETIQVLSLFADENTLDTLLLDINRLVESGNAQVPANAVRAKLQKFVPSSEPSEPINDGSFGPTVDGKLKRSSINVEIEGTFEQTQSIMRNIERLQPLLIVQDYQARLTPEPATNSREEEEVIRVGPAPITTSFELQALMPLNPEEVAAKAKEAEAAAATPTK comes from the coding sequence ATGACAATGAGTCAAGATTTTAATTTTGGTGAGCAAGGCGGGCAATTCGGCGCAGAAACACCAGCCTACCCGGTAATTTTTGGTATTACCCTCACCCCCAAGATTATTGGCATTATTGTCGGTTTATTGGGTCTTGCTGGAGGAGCATATATCCTCCTCAACATGGTAATGCCAGCATGGGAAATTTACCAGCAGCGACAAGGACAAGCTAATGATTTGCAAGGTCAAGTTGAGCAAAAAAGAGCCAGCGTTCAGGAAATTGACCAAGTAAAGGCGGAATTAGCCCAAGCAAAGCGGGAAACCATCCAGGTTTTAAGTTTATTTGCTGATGAAAACACCTTAGATACCCTATTACTGGATATAAATCGTTTAGTTGAATCTGGTAATGCTCAAGTTCCGGCTAATGCAGTCAGAGCCAAACTCCAGAAATTTGTGCCATCTTCAGAGCCATCAGAACCAATTAATGATGGCTCTTTCGGACCAACTGTTGATGGCAAATTGAAACGCAGTAGTATTAACGTTGAAATTGAGGGAACTTTTGAACAAACGCAATCAATTATGCGTAATATTGAGCGTTTGCAGCCGTTGTTGATAGTTCAAGATTATCAAGCCAGATTAACTCCTGAACCTGCCACTAACTCACGGGAGGAAGAAGAAGTGATTCGGGTAGGGCCAGCACCCATTACTACGTCTTTTGAACTACAGGCATTAATGCCACTGAATCCAGAGGAAGTTGCAGCTAAAGCTAAGGAGGCTGAAGCAGCAGCAGCAACTCCTACAAAATAG